TCCTGATCGGATCCGCCACATTGATGGCAACCACCGCCATGCCGTCCTTCAGCTTTGCTGGCGGTCACGGTCGCATTGGCGAGTTCACCGGCAAAAGCAATCACGTCACCAAGGGTCGCGCCGAAGTGGTCACCAAGAATGGCAAAAGCCAGGTGATCCTGCTGGATGACTTCTGGTTCGATGGCGCGCCTGATCCCAAGGTTGCGCTGGGCCGCGACGGCTATGACAAGGATACGCTGATGGGCCTGCTCAAGGCGAACACTGGCAAGCAGACCTTTGACGTGCCCGCAGGGATCGACGCGGCCACATACAACGAAGTCTGGATCTGGTGCGAAAAGTTCAACGTGCCGCTGGGCGTTGCCAAATTGAACTGATCCGGCACACTGGAACAAGAAAAGGCCGCTGGTATCGCAGCGGCCTTTTTTTGTTTCAAGACAGGAGTTTCGTGTTTATTTCATCCGTCATCATCGTGTCGAACCAATGAGGATAGCGCCTGGCGGGTGGTGCGATGTCCGACAAGGCGGCGATCTGATCCGTCGACAGCGTCATTCCGGGCGCAGCCAGGGCTGCATCAACATGGCCCATCTTCGACGCGCCAAAAATCACGCTGTGCCCCGGGTCCTGTGACAGCACCCAAGCCAGCGCAACTGTCGCCGGATGGGCATCATGCGCCTTGGCAATACCTGCCAGCGTTTCGATCATTGTGCGGGCCGTGCCGGTGTCGATGCCCAGGAAATCGCCCCCCTCGCTCAACCGCCCGTCGCCGTCTTCCAGTTTCTCCGGGTCGTATTTGCCGGACAACAGCCCGCCCGCCAGGGGTGACCAAGCCATCAAACCGCTGCCCATTTCCGCCATCATGGGCAGAACGTCGTCTTCGATGTCGCGCGCCACAAGATTGTACAGGTACTGCCCGGCCACAAAGGGCGTCATCCGGTGGTCACGTTGGTATTGGACCGCCCGCGCCATGTGCCATGCAGGCCAGTTGGACACGCCGACGTAGCGCACCTTGCCGTGTTCGACGGCAGTTTGCAGCGCGGCAAGCGTTTCTTCCATTGGTGTTGTGAAATCGGTTTTGTGCAGAACCAGCAGGTCAATGTGATCAATGCCCATCCGGTTCAAACTGCCGTCAATCTGCCGAAGCACATGGGTCCGGTTCAGCCCGGCGTCGCCAATCTGATCGGTCTGCCGAAAGCCCAGCTTGGTGCAGATAACCGCCTCATTCCGGCGTTTTCCAAGGGCCTTGCCAAAGATGTCTTCGGATTCACCGTTGGAATATCCGTCAGCGGTGTCAAAAAAGTTCACGCCGGCATCAAGCGCATGATGAACCATTTCCGTGGCTTCATCCTGACCAACCTTGGCAACACCCGGTATCCATTCCGATCCATGGTTGAAGGTCATGGTCCCAAAACACATGCGGCTGACAATCAGACCGCTGTTGCCCAGTCGGGTATAGGTCATGTCTGTCATTTGCTGATCTTCTCCACTGTCAGATTGCCGTTTGTGTAAACGCAGATGTCTGCCGCGATCTGCATTGCACCCCGTGCGACACCTTCGGCGTCACGGTCGCTGTCCATCATCCCGCGTGCCGCAGCAAGGGCATAGTTCCCGCCGGATCCAATGGCTGTCACATCATGTTCTGGCTCCAGGACATCGCCTGCACCGGTGATGACAAACATGTCCGTGCCATCCGACACGATCAGCATTGCCTCCAGTTTTTGCAGATACTTGTCGGTGCGCCAATCCTTGGCCAGCTCAACGCTTGCGCGGGCCAGCTGGCCCGGCGTTGCCTCCAGCTTGGTTTCAAGCCGTTCCAGCAGCGTAAAGGCATCCGCTGTCGACCCGGCAAACCCTGCAACCACGTCATACCCACCGGGACTGAGTCGTCGCACCTTGCGGGCCGTGCCCTTGATCACAGTCTGGCCAAGCGACACTTGTCCATCCCCGGCAATGACAACCTCGCCGCCTTTTTTCACGCCAATGATCGTGGTCCCGTGCCATCCAGGAAATTCCAAGTTGGGCATGCGCCTCTCCCTTTTGCTTGTCTCTGTATATGGCTGCCCGTCCAGAGCCGAGCAAGGCCCGGTCGTCGGCCCCGGCATGCACCAAGAAAAAAGGCACCCGCGCCGCGGATGCCCTTGCAGTGTTCAAAAGCCCTTGGTTTGTCAGAGGCTTTCTTCGATCCAGCTTTGCAGTGTGGCCTTGGGGGCCGCACCGGCGCGGTTCGAAATCACTTCGCCATCCTTGAAGATGAACAGGGCCGGAATTCCGCGCACACCCATTTGGGCAGGTGCGTTGGGGTTCTCGTCCACGTTGACCTTGGCGATCTTGACCTTGCCTTCCATCTCGGACGACAGCTCTTCGAGAGCAGGGCCAATCTGTTTACAGGGGCCACACCATTCGGCCCAAAAGTCCACCACTACGGGGACGTCGGAATTTTTGACTTCTGCGTCGAATGTCGCGTCGGTGACTGCCACGGTTGCCATCTGAGTTCTCCTGCCAGGCTCAAGCGTAGGGTGGCAACCTAGGTACCCCCTTGGGCATCGTCAAGATATGGCGTGCGTAACAGCGCGGCCGTCACGATATCGTGCGAAAGGGGCATCAAACTGCCGGTATGGGTCCACAGAACACTCAGCCGAAGACCGTGATCCGGATAAATCTGTGCAATTGCATGCGCATAGGCACCCATCTGGCGCAGCACGCCCTCCGGCGTCTGTGCTGGATGGTCTGGAACAGCACGATTTGTTTTGAAATCCACGATGTGCACCGCGTTTGACGTCACGTGCAACCTGTCGATCGTCCCGTGGATGCGATGTTGGCCCATGGCCGCTGTGATCGGCACCTCGGCCAGAACATCATCGGCAAACAACCATGCCAGGGCGGGATCGGTTCGCACGCGGTCGGCTTGTGCCTGGGCAAGCACCTTCAGATCATCGCCCAGATTGGCGTCTGCCAACGCCTGCGCGCCAATGCCGGGCGCCTCAAGAAGCGCATGAACGACCGTGCCAAAAATCTTGGCCGTGTCTTCGTCCAGGCCGTCTCCGGGCAGCGCCTTGGCCCCACCAAGGTCCGAGGGTGACAACGTCTTTGACCCGTCCTGAGGGGACGGTGCCGGACGCTTGAACTGATCGGGCAGCACGGGCGCATCTGCGACGCTTTCATCGGGCGGTGCGGTCGCCCCAAAATCCCAATCTCCGTGTTGCAAGCGCAACCCAGCGCCTACCGGTGTTTCAATCTGCTCGCATCCGGTGGCCTCCAACCCGGCCTGCACGCGCTGGTGCCAATCGTCTCCGGCCTGGGCCAGATCGCCTGCCGTACCGACAATCAACCACTTTTCCGCCCGTGTTAGAGCCACATAAAGAAGCCGAAGAGATTCTTCCTGTTGCGCTGCCTTCATCTCGTCAAGACGCGCCTTGATCCCGTTGGGCTGCTGGTTAGACGGCATTTTCCACACCGGCGTGCCGTCCAGTTCGATGATGTCGTCCCGGATTTGAAAGTCGCGTTTTCCACATTCCGGCAGGATCACAATCGGTGCTTCCAACCCTTTCGATCCGTGAACGGTCATCACCCGGATCTGGTTCGATGCGCTGTCGATCTGGCGTTTGACCTCAAGGTTGTCGGTTTCCATCCAGGTCAGAAAGCCGGTCAGGCTTGGGACTTCACTGCGCTCGTATGACAGCGCTTGCGACAACAGGGCGTTGATGCCGTCTTCGGCCTCGGATCCCAACCGGGCCAGCATCCGCTTGCGACCTGCATGCCGTGTAAGCATCCGTTCGATCAGGTCGTAGGGGCGTAGAAAGTCGACGTTGTCGCGCAAATCACGCAGAACAGAGACCGTTTCGGGGTAGTCTTTCACTCTGACCCGCAAAGTGCGCCACAGCTCATCCTCGTCCCGGCCATGGGCCAATGTAAACAGCTGCTGTTCGGACCAGCCAAACAACGGCGACCGCAAAGCAGTGGCGAGCGACAGGCTGTCCTCGGGCGTCGCAAGGAAGGACAAGAGCGCGCCAAGGTCGCGCACGGCGGTTTCGGCTCCAACTTTCAACCGGTCCGCACCCGCGATTGGCAGGTCCAGTTCCTTGCATGCGCGAATGATGTCGGGAAAAATGCCCCCGCGCCGCTGGACAAGGATCAGGATATCGCGCGGCTGAACGGGTCGCGCGCCCTCCTTGTCCGGGATCAAGACCTGTTCATCCAGCATCTGTTTGATCTGACCGGCGACGGCCATCGCCAATGTGCGAAACTGATGTTCGGGACTGCGGCGGTCAACCGGATCAAACCAGTCGCGTTCAGTCGTTTTCTCTGGTTTTGGCACGGGGGGCCATAAATCGACACGACCGGGCAGGTCCGTATTGAACGCAATGTGCTTGCCACCAGAAAACCCGGCCCCCGCTTCGCTGGCGAAGACCTGATCCACAAGGTCCAAGATCGCAGGTGATGACCGGAACGAATAA
The DNA window shown above is from uncultured Tateyamaria sp. and carries:
- the addA gene encoding double-strand break repair helicase AddA, translating into MNTVNDATLRQQDAAQPMQSTWLSANAGSGKTRVLTDRVARLLLEDVEPQHILCLTYTKAAASEMQNRLFQRLGAWAMLDDAGLRKELVELGVTGPLDTQALRRARTLFAIAIETPGGLKIQTIHSFCASLLRRFPLEAGVSPQFTEIEDRAADLLRADLVDQMAEGPDADVLADLARQYKGEDFLSLTKEIAGDGAAFRDLSLGDALELLGQPRDLTRATIAERTFAPGDWDMLQELIPILAVQGVRDSAVGSILQEMVALDTDSLSIAEAAFLTQTGTRKKQFPTKGTKADASHLLPQLDALIDRVEDARQARLALTAAEHTVALHRFARRFAQHYAEAKQRRGWLDFDDLIRKAQQLLSDDRVAAWVLYRLDGGIDHILVDEAQDTSPLQWDVIRRLAEEFSSGEGARADVTRTIFVVGDKKQSIYSFQGADPREFDRMQAEFGSKLAESEQTLWDRSLDYSFRSSPAILDLVDQVFASEAGAGFSGGKHIAFNTDLPGRVDLWPPVPKPEKTTERDWFDPVDRRSPEHQFRTLAMAVAGQIKQMLDEQVLIPDKEGARPVQPRDILILVQRRGGIFPDIIRACKELDLPIAGADRLKVGAETAVRDLGALLSFLATPEDSLSLATALRSPLFGWSEQQLFTLAHGRDEDELWRTLRVRVKDYPETVSVLRDLRDNVDFLRPYDLIERMLTRHAGRKRMLARLGSEAEDGINALLSQALSYERSEVPSLTGFLTWMETDNLEVKRQIDSASNQIRVMTVHGSKGLEAPIVILPECGKRDFQIRDDIIELDGTPVWKMPSNQQPNGIKARLDEMKAAQQEESLRLLYVALTRAEKWLIVGTAGDLAQAGDDWHQRVQAGLEATGCEQIETPVGAGLRLQHGDWDFGATAPPDESVADAPVLPDQFKRPAPSPQDGSKTLSPSDLGGAKALPGDGLDEDTAKIFGTVVHALLEAPGIGAQALADANLGDDLKVLAQAQADRVRTDPALAWLFADDVLAEVPITAAMGQHRIHGTIDRLHVTSNAVHIVDFKTNRAVPDHPAQTPEGVLRQMGAYAHAIAQIYPDHGLRLSVLWTHTGSLMPLSHDIVTAALLRTPYLDDAQGGT
- the hslV gene encoding ATP-dependent protease subunit HslV, encoding MPNLEFPGWHGTTIIGVKKGGEVVIAGDGQVSLGQTVIKGTARKVRRLSPGGYDVVAGFAGSTADAFTLLERLETKLEATPGQLARASVELAKDWRTDKYLQKLEAMLIVSDGTDMFVITGAGDVLEPEHDVTAIGSGGNYALAAARGMMDSDRDAEGVARGAMQIAADICVYTNGNLTVEKISK
- the trxA gene encoding thioredoxin gives rise to the protein MATVAVTDATFDAEVKNSDVPVVVDFWAEWCGPCKQIGPALEELSSEMEGKVKIAKVNVDENPNAPAQMGVRGIPALFIFKDGEVISNRAGAAPKATLQSWIEESL
- a CDS encoding DM13 domain-containing protein, whose translation is MTNRRSFLIGSATLMATTAMPSFSFAGGHGRIGEFTGKSNHVTKGRAEVVTKNGKSQVILLDDFWFDGAPDPKVALGRDGYDKDTLMGLLKANTGKQTFDVPAGIDAATYNEVWIWCEKFNVPLGVAKLN
- a CDS encoding aldo/keto reductase; amino-acid sequence: MTDMTYTRLGNSGLIVSRMCFGTMTFNHGSEWIPGVAKVGQDEATEMVHHALDAGVNFFDTADGYSNGESEDIFGKALGKRRNEAVICTKLGFRQTDQIGDAGLNRTHVLRQIDGSLNRMGIDHIDLLVLHKTDFTTPMEETLAALQTAVEHGKVRYVGVSNWPAWHMARAVQYQRDHRMTPFVAGQYLYNLVARDIEDDVLPMMAEMGSGLMAWSPLAGGLLSGKYDPEKLEDGDGRLSEGGDFLGIDTGTARTMIETLAGIAKAHDAHPATVALAWVLSQDPGHSVIFGASKMGHVDAALAAPGMTLSTDQIAALSDIAPPARRYPHWFDTMMTDEINTKLLS